Proteins from a single region of Hordeum vulgare subsp. vulgare chromosome 6H, MorexV3_pseudomolecules_assembly, whole genome shotgun sequence:
- the LOC123401499 gene encoding ABC transporter A family member 8-like isoform X1, with translation MGSGSLQQTNALFRKNLVIQRRACKTNCCLILFPLILCAGVGGLQIAINRAVKGDTTPLDCSCSDAVVPENTTGGAACSEDCPQPRAPKWPPVVQIPPSSTSRFGGGPPGASCGAQGSCAATFLVTGANQSFVGSAMDDMIPVHDASVNVSADDMTALADFVLAGYFWYSGSPLPDSFLQNKCTPNLTLSYSFVNGNETETQDVDCTDGLMLWRDSSWLVRDDLYSGYTNRSNEIAAAYDFLSSDQGNFNLIISYNSTYEYGAYYGFPIPFVQFSRWNTPRLLGVPRLTNMASNAYLRLIGNGLKISFDFVKEMPRAGRSLGMFDLTSTIGPLPYVLTIQLLFPVILTNIVYEKQKKLRIMMKMHGLGDLPYWTISYCYFILLSMLYLLSFMVFGTVFGFTFFRLNSYGVQFVFYFAYMSLQISFAFLMATCFSNVRTAAVTGYFYVFGSGLIADFFFKPYIEDIFISRSWIILLELFPPFSLYRIVYEFSQSAFLVSQIDRTGMQWSDLNDPKNGMASVLTIMVLEWILFLLLSFYLDHFGSFQSGIRKAVLLLHSRRAGNRSQSVEQQTTQIQEFKASVEMERTDVIKEREMVGQLLQEPNSNYSVICDNLKKVYPGKDGNSKKIAVRELSLSMARGQCFGVLGPNGAGKTTLINMLTGFTKPTSGTAYIEGMDIRLHMDTIYTGIGVCPQHDLLWENLTGREHLMFYGRLKKLKGAKLAQAIEQSLRSVRLFDGGVPDKLVQKYSGGMKRRLSVAISLIGDPKVVYMDEPSSGLDPASRKDLWKAVKSAKQDRAIILTTHSMEEAEVLCDRIGIIADGTLQCIGNSRELKTKYGGSYVLTITTVASEEAEEEVAKLVRSISPAVSRVYRISGTQKFEMPKQEVRISAVFHAMESAKSRMTILAWGLADTTLEDVFIRVAKESEASSVT, from the exons ATGGGCTCCGGCAGCCTCCAGCAGACCAACGCGCTCTTCAGGAAGAACCTCGTGATCCAG AGGCGCGCCTGCAAGACCAACTGCTGCCTCATCCTCTTCCCGCTGATCCTCTGCGCGGGCGTCGGAGGCCTGCAGATCGCCATCAACCGCGCAGTCAAAGGAGACACCACCCCTCTCGACTGCTCCTGCAGCGACGCCGTCGTGCCGGAGAACACCACTGGAGGCGCAGCGTGCTCGGAGGACTGCCCGCAGCCTCGCGCGCCCAAATGGCCACCCGTGGTGCAGATCCCGCCGTCGTCCACGAGCCGGTTCGGCGGCGGTCCCCCCGGCGCGTCGTGCGGGGCGCAGGGGTCGTGCGCCGCAACGTTCCTCGTCACCGGCGCCAACCAGTCCTTCGTCGGAA GTGCGATGGATGACATGATCCCGGTTCACGACGCATCGGTGAACGTGTCGGCCGACGACATGACCGCGTTAGCCGATTTCGTGCTG GCAGGCTATTTCTGGTATTCGGGCAGTCCTCTACCGGACTCCTTTCTTCAGAACAAATGCACTCCAAACCTGACGCTTTCGTACTCATTTGTAAACGGCAATGAAACTGAGACCCAAg ATGTGGATTGCACGGATGGGTTAATGCTCTGGCGCGACAGTTCGTGGCTCGTCAGAGATGACCTATATAGTGGCTACACGAACAGGAGCAATGAAATTGCTGCAG CATACGACTTCTTAAGCTCTGATCAGGGCAACTTCAACTTGATCATTTCATATAACTCGACGTATGAGTATGGTGCTTATTATGGCTTTCCAATCCCTTTCGTCCAATTTTCTAGATGGAATACACCTAGACTGCTCGGAGTTCCACGGTTAACAAATATG GCCTCAAATGCATACCTTCGTTTAATAGGCAATGGTCTCAAGATATCATTCGATTTTGTTAAAGAAATGCCTAGAGCAGGCCGATCATTGGGTATGTTCGATCTAACTTCAACAATAGGACCGCTGCCTTATGTATTGACTATCCAGCTCCTTTTCCCG GTAATTTTGACCAACATTGTATACGAGAAGCAAAAGAAGCTTAGGATTATGATGAAGATGCATGGTCTTGGTGATTTGCCATATTGGACTATATCCTATTGCTATTTTATTCTTCTGTCCATGCTATACTTGCTGTCCTTCATGGTATTTGGTACTGTGTTTG GTTTTACATTCTTTCGACTGAATAGCTATGGCGTACAGTTTGTGTTCTACTTTGCTTATATGAGCTTGCAAATTTCATTTGCATTTCTTATGGCAACATGCTTCTCAAATGTGAGAACAGCTGCTG TGACAGGATATTTCTACGTATTTGGGTCCGGCCTTATAGCAGATTTTTTTTTCAAGCCCTATATCGAAGACATTTTCATCTCAA GAAGCTGGATTATACTTTTGGAACTTTTCCCTCCATTTTCTTTGTACCGAATTGTCTATGAATTTTCTCAATCTGCATTCCTCGTAAGTCAGATTGACCGCACGGGGATGCAGTGGAGTGACCTGAATGATCCCAAAAATGGAATGGCGAGTGTTTTAACCATAATGGTACTCGAATGGATCCTATTCCTTTTATTATCATTCTATCTGGATCACTTTGGTTCCTTTCAAAGTGGAATTAGAAAAGCAGTATTACTTCTTCACTCTCGCCGGGCTGGGAACCGTTCTCAATCTGTTGAACAGCAGACCACACAGATTCAAGAGTTCAAAGCTTCTGTTGAAATGGAGAGGACAGATGTTATCAAAGAG AGAGAGATGGTTGGACAGCTCTTACAAGAACCAAATAGTAATTATTCAGTCATATGTGACAACCTTAAGAAAGTGTACCCTGGAAAAGATGGCAATTCAAAGAAAATTGCTGTCAGAGAGTTGTCCCTTTCAATGGCACGTGGGCAGTGCTTTGGTGTTCTTGGTCCAAATGGTGCTGGAAAAACCACTCTCATCAACATG CTCACTGGATTTACTAAACCTACGTCTGGCACCGCGTACATCGAAGGAATGGACATAAGGTTGCACATGGACACAATTTATACAGGAATTGGTGTTTGTCCCCAGCATGA CTTGCTTTGGGAAAATCTGACTGGACGAGAGCATTTGATGTTCTACGGCAGGCTCAAGAAACTGAAGGGTGCAAAATTAGCTCAG GCTATTGAACAATCTCTGAGAAGTGTGCGTTTGTTTGATGGTGGTGTTCCCGATAAGCTTGTACAAAAATACAGCGGTGGCATGAAACGTCGTCTCAGCGTCGCCATCTCTCTAATTGGTGACCCTAAG GTTGTTTATATGGATGAACCAAGTTCTGGCTTAGATCCGGCATCAAGGAAAGACCTATGGAAAGCCGTCAAGTCTGCCAAACAGGACAGGGCCATAATTCTCACGA CACATTCAATGGAAGAAGCCGAAGTTCTATGCGATCGGATAGGAATAATCGCGGATGGTACCTTGCAGTGCATCGGAAACTCAAGAGAG CTGAAAACCAAGTACGGAGGCTCATATGTCCTAACGATAACGACCGTGGCGagtgaggaggcggaggaggaggtggcaaaGCTAGTCCGGtccatctcgccggcggtgagcaggGTGTACCGCATCTCTGGGACGCAGAAGTTCGAGATGCCAAAGCAGGAGGTGAGGATATCGGCGGTGTTCCATGCCATGGAGAGCGCGAAGAGCAGGATGACCATTCTTGCGTGGGGCCTTGCTGATACGACACTGGAGGATGTGTTCATCAGAGTTGCCAAGGAGAGCGAGGCATCCTCTGTCACCTGA
- the LOC123401499 gene encoding ABC transporter A family member 8-like isoform X2, which translates to MPRAGRSLGMFDLTSTIGPLPYVLTIQLLFPVILTNIVYEKQKKLRIMMKMHGLGDLPYWTISYCYFILLSMLYLLSFMVFGTVFGFTFFRLNSYGVQFVFYFAYMSLQISFAFLMATCFSNVRTAAVTGYFYVFGSGLIADFFFKPYIEDIFISRSWIILLELFPPFSLYRIVYEFSQSAFLVSQIDRTGMQWSDLNDPKNGMASVLTIMVLEWILFLLLSFYLDHFGSFQSGIRKAVLLLHSRRAGNRSQSVEQQTTQIQEFKASVEMERTDVIKEREMVGQLLQEPNSNYSVICDNLKKVYPGKDGNSKKIAVRELSLSMARGQCFGVLGPNGAGKTTLINMLTGFTKPTSGTAYIEGMDIRLHMDTIYTGIGVCPQHDLLWENLTGREHLMFYGRLKKLKGAKLAQAIEQSLRSVRLFDGGVPDKLVQKYSGGMKRRLSVAISLIGDPKVVYMDEPSSGLDPASRKDLWKAVKSAKQDRAIILTTHSMEEAEVLCDRIGIIADGTLQCIGNSRELKTKYGGSYVLTITTVASEEAEEEVAKLVRSISPAVSRVYRISGTQKFEMPKQEVRISAVFHAMESAKSRMTILAWGLADTTLEDVFIRVAKESEASSVT; encoded by the exons ATGCCTAGAGCAGGCCGATCATTGGGTATGTTCGATCTAACTTCAACAATAGGACCGCTGCCTTATGTATTGACTATCCAGCTCCTTTTCCCG GTAATTTTGACCAACATTGTATACGAGAAGCAAAAGAAGCTTAGGATTATGATGAAGATGCATGGTCTTGGTGATTTGCCATATTGGACTATATCCTATTGCTATTTTATTCTTCTGTCCATGCTATACTTGCTGTCCTTCATGGTATTTGGTACTGTGTTTG GTTTTACATTCTTTCGACTGAATAGCTATGGCGTACAGTTTGTGTTCTACTTTGCTTATATGAGCTTGCAAATTTCATTTGCATTTCTTATGGCAACATGCTTCTCAAATGTGAGAACAGCTGCTG TGACAGGATATTTCTACGTATTTGGGTCCGGCCTTATAGCAGATTTTTTTTTCAAGCCCTATATCGAAGACATTTTCATCTCAA GAAGCTGGATTATACTTTTGGAACTTTTCCCTCCATTTTCTTTGTACCGAATTGTCTATGAATTTTCTCAATCTGCATTCCTCGTAAGTCAGATTGACCGCACGGGGATGCAGTGGAGTGACCTGAATGATCCCAAAAATGGAATGGCGAGTGTTTTAACCATAATGGTACTCGAATGGATCCTATTCCTTTTATTATCATTCTATCTGGATCACTTTGGTTCCTTTCAAAGTGGAATTAGAAAAGCAGTATTACTTCTTCACTCTCGCCGGGCTGGGAACCGTTCTCAATCTGTTGAACAGCAGACCACACAGATTCAAGAGTTCAAAGCTTCTGTTGAAATGGAGAGGACAGATGTTATCAAAGAG AGAGAGATGGTTGGACAGCTCTTACAAGAACCAAATAGTAATTATTCAGTCATATGTGACAACCTTAAGAAAGTGTACCCTGGAAAAGATGGCAATTCAAAGAAAATTGCTGTCAGAGAGTTGTCCCTTTCAATGGCACGTGGGCAGTGCTTTGGTGTTCTTGGTCCAAATGGTGCTGGAAAAACCACTCTCATCAACATG CTCACTGGATTTACTAAACCTACGTCTGGCACCGCGTACATCGAAGGAATGGACATAAGGTTGCACATGGACACAATTTATACAGGAATTGGTGTTTGTCCCCAGCATGA CTTGCTTTGGGAAAATCTGACTGGACGAGAGCATTTGATGTTCTACGGCAGGCTCAAGAAACTGAAGGGTGCAAAATTAGCTCAG GCTATTGAACAATCTCTGAGAAGTGTGCGTTTGTTTGATGGTGGTGTTCCCGATAAGCTTGTACAAAAATACAGCGGTGGCATGAAACGTCGTCTCAGCGTCGCCATCTCTCTAATTGGTGACCCTAAG GTTGTTTATATGGATGAACCAAGTTCTGGCTTAGATCCGGCATCAAGGAAAGACCTATGGAAAGCCGTCAAGTCTGCCAAACAGGACAGGGCCATAATTCTCACGA CACATTCAATGGAAGAAGCCGAAGTTCTATGCGATCGGATAGGAATAATCGCGGATGGTACCTTGCAGTGCATCGGAAACTCAAGAGAG CTGAAAACCAAGTACGGAGGCTCATATGTCCTAACGATAACGACCGTGGCGagtgaggaggcggaggaggaggtggcaaaGCTAGTCCGGtccatctcgccggcggtgagcaggGTGTACCGCATCTCTGGGACGCAGAAGTTCGAGATGCCAAAGCAGGAGGTGAGGATATCGGCGGTGTTCCATGCCATGGAGAGCGCGAAGAGCAGGATGACCATTCTTGCGTGGGGCCTTGCTGATACGACACTGGAGGATGTGTTCATCAGAGTTGCCAAGGAGAGCGAGGCATCCTCTGTCACCTGA